In Rhizobium sp. BG4, the genomic stretch CGACGAGCGCCACCGCAAGGCGGGCGACACGCGCTATCTGGTCGAGCCGAACGTCAAGGAAGGCAAAGGCGGCCTGCGCGACTTGCACACGCTCTTCTGGATCTCGAAATATTATTATCACGTCCGCGATCCTGCCGAGCTGATCAAGCTCGGGGTTCTTTCTAAGCAGGAATACCGGCTCTTGATGCGCGCCGAGGACTTCCTCTGGGCGGTGCGTTGCCACATGCACTTCCTGACCAACAAGGCAGAAGAGCGGCTTTCCTTCGACATCCAGCGCGAGATCGCTGAGGCGCTCGGCTACCACGCCCGCCCCGGCCTATCGGCCGTCGAGCGTTTCATGAAGCACTACTTCCTCGTTGCAAAGGACGTCGGCGACCTGACGCGCATTCTCTGCGCGGCGCTTGAAGACCAGCAGGCGAAGTCGATCCCCGGCCTGACAGGCGTGCTCAGCCGCTTTACCCACCGCACCCGCAAGATCGCCGGCAGCGTCGAGTTCGTGGAGGATCGCGGCCGCATCACGCTTGCCGACCCCGATGTCTTCAAGCGCGATCCGGTTGCCATCATCCGGCTCTTTCATGTCGCCGATCTGAACGGGCTTGAGTTCCACCCCGATGCCTTGAAGCGCGTCAGCCGCTCGCTCGGGCTGATCGACAATGACTTGCGCGACAACGAGGAAGCCAACCGCCTCTTCCTGTCGATCCTCACTTCGCATCGCGACCCCGCCCTGATCCTGCGGCGGATGAACGAGGCGGGCGTGCTCGGACGCTTCATTCCCGAATTCGGCAAGATCGTCGCGATGATGCAGTTCAACATGTACCACCACTATACGGTGGACGAGCATCTGATCCGCAGCGTCGACGTGCTCTCGGAGATCGACAAGGGCAAGGCGGAAGAGCTGCATCCGCTCTCCAACAAGTTGATGCCGCATATCGAGGATCGCGACTCGCTCTATGTCGCGGTGCTGCTGCACGACATTGCCAAGGGCCGCCAGGAAGATCACTCGATCGCCGGTGCCCGCGTCGCCCGCAAGCTCTGCGCCCGCTTCGGCCTGTCACAGAAGCAGACGGAGATGGTCGTCTGGCTGATCGAGGAACATCTGACGATGTCGATGGTCGCCCAGACCCGCGACCTGACCGACCGCAAGACGATCACCGACTTTGCCGATCGCGTGCAGTCGCTCGACCGGCTGAAGATGCTGCTGATCCTGACGATCTGCGATATCCGTGCCGTCGGCCCGGGGGTCTGGAACGGCTGGAAGGGCCAGCTGCTGCGCACGCTCTACTATGAAACCGAGCTTCTGCTGGCCGGTGGCTTCTCGGAAGTGTCGCGCAAGGAGCGCGCCAGCTTTGCCGCCGAGGCGCTGTTCAACGCGCTCTCCGAATGGACGCAGAAGGACCGCAAGACCTATACGAAGCTGCACTACCAGCCCTACCTGCTCTCAGTACCGCTGGAAGACCAGGTGCGCCATGCGCATTTCATCCGCCAGGCCGACAAAGCGGGCCAGGCGCTGGCGACGACCGTTCGGACCGACAGCTTCCACGCGATCACCGAAATCACCGTGCTCTCGCCCGACCATCCGCGCCTGCTCGCCGTCATCGCCGGTGCCTGCGCGGCAGCGGGTGCCAACATCGTCGATGCGCAGATCTTCACGACCTCGGACGGACGCGCGCTGGACACGATCCATGTCAGCCGCGAATTTCCCAATGACGAGGACGAGCTTCGCCGTGCCGCAACCATCGGCCGCATGATCGAGGACGTGCTTTCCGGCCGCAAGCGGCTGCCCGAAGTCATCGCCACGCGGACGAAGAACCGCAAGAAGAGCAAGGCCTTCGTCATCCCGCCGTCGGTCAACATCACCAACAACCTGTCGAACAAGTTCACCGTCATCGAGGTCGAGTGCCTCGATCGCGCCGGTCTCCTGTCGGAAATCACCGCGGTGCTTTCCGATCTCTCGCTCGACATTCAATCCGCCCGCATCACCACCTTCGGCGAGAAGGTGATCGACACCTTCTACGTCACCGACCTCGTCGGCCAGAAGATCACCAGCGACAGCAAGCGCTCCAACATCACCGCCCGGCTGAAGGCCGTCATGGCCGGTGAAGAGGATGAGCTGCGCGAACGCATGCCATCCGGCATCATCGCGCCCGCTGCCACGGCACGGTCTTCGCAGCCGAGCGACAAGAAAGCCGGTTCCCCCGCATGAGCCTCGTCAAGAAATTTGCCACCGTCGGCGGCGCCACGCTCGGCAGCCGCATCTTCGGTTTTGCCCGTGAAACGCTGATGGCCGCAGCCCTCGGCACCGGCCCGATGGCCGACGTGTTCTACGCCGCCTTCCGCTTTCCGAACCTCTTCCGGCGCCTGTTTGCCGAGGGCGCGTTCAACGCCGCCTTCGTGCCGCTGTTTGCCAAGGAGATCGAGGCGAACGGCACCGACGGCGCCAAGCGCTTCTCCGAAGAAGTCTTCGGCGTGCTCTTCTCGGTACTGCTGCTCATCACCATCGTGATGGAGCTCTGTATGCCGCTTCTGGTGCGCTTCATCATCGCGCCGGGCTTTACCGACGATCCGGACAAGTTCTCGATCACGGTGCGCATGGCGGCCGTGATGTTCCCCTATCTCATGTGCATGTCGCTGACGGCGATGATGAGCGGGATGCTGAACTCGCTGCATCACTTCTTTGCCGCCGCGGTCGCGCCCGTCTTCCTGAACGTCGTGATGATCGGTGCGCTGTTCTATGCGCTCTACACCGGCTCGGAGCCGCTGCAGACGGCCTGGTATCTCTCCTGGGGCGTGTTGGCCGCAGGTATCCTGCAGCTCGCTGTCGTCTATCTCGGCGTCATCCATGCCGGCATGAGCATCGGCCTTCGCCGCCCGCGCATGACGCCCAACGTCAAGCGGCTGCTGATCCTCGCGGTGCCCGCAGCCGTCACCGGCGGCATCACACAGATCAACCAGATGATCGGCCAGGCGATCGCCTCGTCTCGCGAAGGCGCAATCGCGGCGCTTCAGTATGCCGACCGCATCTACCAGCTTCCTCTCGGCGTCGTCGGCGTCGCGGTTGGCGTGGTGCTGCTGCCGGAACTGGCGCGTGCGCTGAAGGGCGGCAATCTGCGCGAGGCGGGCAACCTGCAGAACCGGTCGATCGAATTCGTGCTGTTCCTGACGATCCCGGCTGCCTTCGCGCTCTGGATCCTCTCGGACGAGATCATCCGCGTGCTCTACGAGCGTGGCGCCTTCC encodes the following:
- the murJ gene encoding murein biosynthesis integral membrane protein MurJ, which gives rise to MSLVKKFATVGGATLGSRIFGFARETLMAAALGTGPMADVFYAAFRFPNLFRRLFAEGAFNAAFVPLFAKEIEANGTDGAKRFSEEVFGVLFSVLLLITIVMELCMPLLVRFIIAPGFTDDPDKFSITVRMAAVMFPYLMCMSLTAMMSGMLNSLHHFFAAAVAPVFLNVVMIGALFYALYTGSEPLQTAWYLSWGVLAAGILQLAVVYLGVIHAGMSIGLRRPRMTPNVKRLLILAVPAAVTGGITQINQMIGQAIASSREGAIAALQYADRIYQLPLGVVGVAVGVVLLPELARALKGGNLREAGNLQNRSIEFVLFLTIPAAFALWILSDEIIRVLYERGAFHQENTLIVGSILAIYGIGLPAFVLIKALQPGFYAREDTKTPMRFSAIAVGVNCATALTLFPYLGAPGIAVAEATAGWISTVLLFVTLLRRGHLAWEWALARRAALLVVSAAVMGAVIIYLQHRWAPSLASDAHLTTKVGTLGLLIGISMIVYFATAFLIGGADLGMIRRNLNRKPAPSTEG
- a CDS encoding [protein-PII] uridylyltransferase — protein: MQTKREAQTEQAAPREHSMAKQDIDFSGILDTAYLQSQCDAVAEANKNRPDLLRSDLLALLKKASNEGRQKARELLSEDGGGLHCAYRISWLQDQIITVLYHFTVTHIFPKQKDKFSVTAVGGYGRDTLAPGSDIDLLFLFLPKPGEETHKAVEFMLYILWDMGFKVGHATRTVEECIALSKSDMTIRTAILEMRYICGLQSLETDLEARFDKEIVTGTGPEFIAAKLAERDERHRKAGDTRYLVEPNVKEGKGGLRDLHTLFWISKYYYHVRDPAELIKLGVLSKQEYRLLMRAEDFLWAVRCHMHFLTNKAEERLSFDIQREIAEALGYHARPGLSAVERFMKHYFLVAKDVGDLTRILCAALEDQQAKSIPGLTGVLSRFTHRTRKIAGSVEFVEDRGRITLADPDVFKRDPVAIIRLFHVADLNGLEFHPDALKRVSRSLGLIDNDLRDNEEANRLFLSILTSHRDPALILRRMNEAGVLGRFIPEFGKIVAMMQFNMYHHYTVDEHLIRSVDVLSEIDKGKAEELHPLSNKLMPHIEDRDSLYVAVLLHDIAKGRQEDHSIAGARVARKLCARFGLSQKQTEMVVWLIEEHLTMSMVAQTRDLTDRKTITDFADRVQSLDRLKMLLILTICDIRAVGPGVWNGWKGQLLRTLYYETELLLAGGFSEVSRKERASFAAEALFNALSEWTQKDRKTYTKLHYQPYLLSVPLEDQVRHAHFIRQADKAGQALATTVRTDSFHAITEITVLSPDHPRLLAVIAGACAAAGANIVDAQIFTTSDGRALDTIHVSREFPNDEDELRRAATIGRMIEDVLSGRKRLPEVIATRTKNRKKSKAFVIPPSVNITNNLSNKFTVIEVECLDRAGLLSEITAVLSDLSLDIQSARITTFGEKVIDTFYVTDLVGQKITSDSKRSNITARLKAVMAGEEDELRERMPSGIIAPAATARSSQPSDKKAGSPA